A segment of the Phalacrocorax aristotelis chromosome 5, bGulAri2.1, whole genome shotgun sequence genome:
GAATAAAGTATTGCTACAAGACCAAGGGCAGCTTTGCCCTTACCCCTTTCTTTCAAGGTAAGAGCTCTATTAAAAAAGTTTATAACACGCAGAGCGGTAAATGACCAAGCACAAGAGGTTTCAGCTTGCCCGCAGGCCCCGCAGGCCCACCCgcggccctgccctgcccggcgCACTGCGGGCCGAGGGGCCGCTCCACTCCCGCAGACGGGGAGGACATTCCGCCCCCGCGCCGGGGAAGCCACGGGCGGCCCCAGCCCCACCGTAACGGGCTTTGTGCCCCAGGGGCCGGGTGACCTTGCGGTGCCGCCAGCCCGCCCCGGCACCTCCACAGGCGGTGGCTGCCAACGCCCCGCCGGGCCGCTGcgcccccttcctccttccctcccgcGGCTCAACCCGGCCCCACCACACGACAGGGACCGCCACCGGGCCGGAGGCACACCTGGGAGCTACCGAGGGGCCGTTGAAGGGCCCCCAGCGGTGGACTAGCGGGCCCGGTACCGATCCCAGCGGGAACCTCCCCACGCACCCCACACcgctgtgccgtgccgtgccgtgccgagccgggccgggccgcagCAGAGCGGACGGGTgggcagtcagtcagtctctccCTCACTCACTCACCATGGCGGCTCCTGCACTCCCCGCCACCGAGTGACCGGGCCGCCGCGGGCGCACGTGAGGAAGGTCACAGCCTGCGCATGCGCGCTCGAcgccccgccccggggcggaacccactccccccccgccccggccccggtcAGCTTTAATCCCGAATGCTATTTTTCACCCCCAGTGCTACGCCCCGTTCCTGCGAGCGGCCGGCACCCCGCGGCGCCCCATACCGCCCCGCACCGTGCCGGCCGTCTCCCGGGGTCGGACACCCGCCCGGAAGTGAGGTCAGCTCAACTTTGACCTTCGCCGAGCATGAGCGTTCCAGAAGGTTCTGGAATTGACGGGCCCCGGAACCTGAGTGTTTCTCGCCGGAGCGTTCTGCGCATGTGCGCAGCGCGGCGGGTGCCCTAGCCCTGCGGGGGGGGCTGTCGGCCTGCGCGGCGGTTATGCTGGTTCccgggccgggcggcgcggagccgcACATGGGCCAGcggccggcggggggcggggcaggggtGGTGAGTGCCCAGCGCCTTCCCGCTCACGGCGCCAGATCAGCCCGCTCAGCTCCCGTTCCGGACGGCGGAGGCGCCTGCCGCTACCCTCGCGCTGCCGTAGGTGAGCGCCGGCCCACTGCCACCGGTCCGGCGAGGGGCACTGCCCCCCAATCGTTTCACCccctgtggtggtggtggtgggggcggcggcggcggtggttGCCGTTACCGTCTAGCGGGCGGCTGCCCGCGCAGCTAACGGCCCGGCCCGttgggtggggggaggaggaggcggccaCGAGCCCGCCGTGGGCCGGAGCGGGGCCCCCACTAGCGGGGCCGATGCtggagcggcggggccgggccggcggctCTTGACCTTGGCGCGGCAGCCCCAGGGGAAGGGGACGCGCGGCCCTATTATTCGCCCGTCCGTCCCGCCCGCCCTGGGGGCTCGGTGGGACCCCGGGACCCTCCCGGCACTCTGCGTCGCGCGGCTGTGGCCGCGGCCCTTAGTCCCCGTGGTGGAGCCGCCCGGGGAAGGGCGCCGCGGGCGCTTGGTGGGGCCGCCGCGGCCTCCCGCCCCGCTGCCGGAGGCGGCCCGGTGGGGGGAGCCCGGAGCTGCCGCAGCCTCCGTCCCACCCGGgctcccccgccccgctgctTGCCTGCCTCCATTTCAGCTAGCCGGAAAACTAAAAGTTTGATGGCCGCTTGCTTTACTCCCCGAATCATTTTTACTCCCTTTTATTCTAGAAGTAGCTGTACAAAACCACGGCGCTTATTTTTTGCTCTGgatttgttttaatcttttagaCATGCTCCGTTTACCTACAGTACTCCGTCAGGCAAGGCCGGTGTCCAGAGCGCTCGCCCCGCACCTGACGCGAGCGTATGCGAAAGATGTGAAGTTCGGAGCAGATGCGAGAGCTCTTATGCTTCAAGGAGTGGATCTTCTGGCAGATGCTGTAGCTGTCACCATGGGGCCAAAGGTAACGGAATACTTCGTGTTTGTTCTATGTTAACGCTTTGACCCGGTTGAAACCACTGTCGTAGAAAACAGTGGTTGGTTTTTCCTCGGTAGAGGTGCGTGATTGCCATCTGCAGATGGGGAACGCCACGATGCAGGGGCACGGACAGACTGCCGCAAGCAGCCATGTTCTCATTGTCACGTGAGCCGCGACGGTAGAGCGTGTGCTTTTTGTCGTAGCAAAGTGAAATGAGTTGGGTCGCTGCGAGAGGTGCAGCGTACTTGTTTAAACGGGTTGAAGGTTATAGGGCTGTGCATAATTAGGTTACCATGGCTCAGTAGATAGTCTGTAACAATGCAGTAGGTGATGAGACTATATAGATCATAAGGTGGGTTAATTAGCATGtgatctttttaattatttttttttaacaaattatgGTTTGGTATCACTTTACCGTTTAGTATTAACAAGGTGAAGGTAATGTTGAAAGTGTAATGTTAAGTTTTCAGTTGACTGATAAATGTTATCAGCTTAAGTGAAATTCCATGGTGGTGGCATTTGTTTATGCTGCTTAGGACAGAACGTAGCGTGCGGATCCCTGTAAGTTCTAGGTCTTTTGAAAAACCAACTACTCTATTCTGCATAGTCATGCAATGTGCAGTAAGGCTTGAAATGAGATTCCTTTTTAAGGAAGAGGCACCGATTTTCTTTGGGCTCATAGGAATGTCCGTTCCATGTAACGGCAGCATACGCATGGTAGTTCTTCTCAAGGCTGTGTGGCCTCTCTAAAATTAATTCATATATTTCTTGTACATTTTTGGTGCTCTCTTAGCTTTATTCAACGGCAAAAGTGCCATAAGCTGCTCAGGTGAAGGTTAAGGAACAGTGATGTCAGCAAGCTGTGGCTGCTTTCAGTAAAGGAACAAAGTTTAAGTGTAGTTTGTTAATTTAACTCTTGGTTTTTTGGATCAGGTTACTTTGTGAATGCTTAAGCATAGCTTAATGAACTGGTTAAAGGGCAGTTCCTGATGCAACTCACTGTAACCTTGTGGGGGTTTTGTTCCAGTGTTCTCACTCTATCTGCTCTTCTCCACGTATTTGTAGAGATTTAGGGGTTGTACTGTAATGCCGGATTcaactttcagcatttttaaaaaataccactCTGGTGAGGAAACTTTCCTTTGGCACTGTGCTGTATTTAAAGAACCGTGGTTTGTAGCCTCACGCAATCTTTTCATATTCCTGCCAACACGTTGATTATTTTGTCAGAAGTAGTTTATGTGAGTGCTGGGATTCTTGATATGTGGGACGGTTTCAAGTGCATGTGTATTTTCTGGTGGCattcctgttttcagaaacacagaTAAAAGGATTTACACTCAACGCGCTTTATGTGATGGGCTACAAGTAGATTTTGTTGTGCCACTCTCCTCATAGCTCCCAAACAAACGTTTGGAATACGACCATGTCAAAATAGAGgataaaattaagcaaaacaaggagagaCTACGTGAAGAATTTACCAGTAGCAGGATGTTCCAGAGAGAGTTTTCTTACTCTTGAACCACTTTTTAGATTTAGGAGAGGTGCAGGTCAAACGAAATAGCAGTAAGAAGTCTCAGATTATGCATTATTTTGGCATAATTGTTTTATAGCACTGAGTCAGAATATCGTAAACTCTTTCACAAGTCCAACATTAGTAGCTGAAGCCTAACGGTTCTTTAGCAGCTTCTAAGGGCAGCTGTACTCCAGAAGCGGCATAGCCTCATGCGTGGCAGGAATGCGAGTTAGTTTAGTCACTGGGGCAGGTGTGAGCAGGCTCTGTGCAGGCGAGGAGCGGGGTGCGCCATAGCTAGCACACTGGCAGGGGCTTCTTAGCTAGCTGCTTGGCACGGGATCTGAAGCTGCGCTGGCCTGCCATCAGCTATGGCAGTGTCTCGGCAGGAGCCAGCGTGGTCAGCTCTGAGCTGGGTCTGACAGGGTGGCTGAGCATGAGGGGACTTGTGCAGTGTCAGCCGGGAGCCACAGCAGCAAGGTGGGGCAAttgcccttccttcccctctcccagcagctccagctgccaggATAGCTGAAGAGCTCTGGGGCAGCAGTGGACCAGAGGCATCTCCttgcatttctgctgcctccagctcaAACTGGAACATGATTGACTGGGACAGCTATTGAAGCTATTGAATTTGTCTGGGAGCAAGCAATCCTCTTGTGCAGGTGCATTTGCCCTGTGCTTCCTGGACAGTCCATAGGATAGTCCAGCTTTTTAGTTGAATGCAACTGCGGGCTAAGAGAAGAAAGACCTGTTAACTTACATCATCTGAGAAATCATTGCAACATGTTAATGCAAATTTGTTAAGTATTCTCAGCGCTCTTTGCTGATCACTAATAAAGGTTGTGAGTTGCTTCCCCCCCGCCTCGAATGTGCAACAAATTGAGCTTTGTATTACTGTTTTTCAATTGCATAGACTTTTTCTTGTGATTGAATGGAAATTTTGCAAATTTAGTTCATTATATtgctatattttaattttagggGGAAATATCAGTGTTAAGGGCAACTCTTCAATTATCTTCCTCTTTCTGGTTAGTCTTATTTCGGTTGCAGACTTCTGAGTCTGTGGTATTAAGCATTATGGCTGGGGAATGAAGCCCCGTTCTGTGAAAGTATAAAACCTTTTAGCCACTTTTCCAGTTTTGCAGACCTTTGGTAATGTGCGTGCTTGGAGCAAGCCCCAGCTGACATCTCTGTGCAAGGTGATGTTTCTGTTCAGCTGTGGCTGTTTGAAAGGATCTTCATCTTCAGTTGAATTGGTAAAGTAACGTGCTGTGGATTATGCGGCTTTGATttaatatttgttcttttttgccCTAGGGAAGAACAGTTATTATTGAACAAAGCTGGGGAAGTCCTAAAGTGACAAAAGACGGTGTGACGGTAGCAAAGGCAATTGACTTAAgagacaaatacaaaaatattggAGCCAGGTTAGTTCAAGACGTTGCCAACAATACAAATGAGGAAGCAGGAGATGGTACCACTACTGCAACGGTACTTGCGCGTGCTATTGCCAAGGAAGGCTTTGAGAAGATCAGCAAAGGAGCTAATCCAGTAGAAATCAGGAGgggtaaatttttttcctttctttttagtgTTTAATCACCGTCTCTTAACTCTTCATATCCCAAATCTGACTGGCTTCCTGAATAAGTTGCCCTCTTTTTGAAGAGCCACATCAAGCTTTATATGAAGAGTGATGTGTAGAGAACCACTTGTGTCTGTTTCGTTACTTATTCTGAACAACTCTTCATTTTTCTAATAGTTTTACTATTTTATGTGCAGTTAACTTGTTTAATTTGTCATAGGTAAACCCCATTTAAAGCCATTTCTGCATTTAATTCCTGTAAGTATATAAATTTACTGGTGCCACATAAATAAATTTGCCATAAATGTCAATCATGACGGAAAGTGTGTTGCACCGattcaaaaaataattatcacTGGATATACAAGTGACAGTATGGAACTAGAATTGCCAGTCACTTGGCTTTGAACGTACAGACTTGATGCATCTTTGTGTTGTGGATTTTGGTTTGAAACTTAACCTGTTTGTGATTTGTTTGGGGctctttttcctgtgctgtaTACCTTGTCCACTCACAAGCATTCCGTTTGTCTTCAGGGGTGATGCTTGCAGTCGATGCTATCATAGCTGAACTGAAGAAGCTGTCTAAACCTGTTACAACTCCAGAAGAAATTGCACAGGTGaaacaaaaactaaaccaaCTTTACACAGCCGTACTTCCGAAAAAGATTTGTGAAATCAGGTTTAATGGAGCtaggttgtgtgtgtgtgacaccTGAGTTCTTTATGTATCAAGATTCAGAGTATGAGTCATTGAATGATCTTTATGGTAGtactttcattttcctgagttatttaaaattttgtgtATTCTGCCTCCAACTACACTGCTAGAAGTTAGTTCAGAAGTAGGTAGTTTTTCTTGTCTTCAAGTTTCATTCCAAAATGTGGTCTTAAAACTTAGATTTGGGTACTCGGGAAACATTGATGAGAGCAAAGGTGTGTTTGTGGGTGGGGTGTGATGGCAAACTCTCCTGGGAGTGTTGTGGATCTGCTGGGGGAGGCCCAGTTTGGGGTGGGTGCCCCGCTGGGTCGCGGGCACAGGTGTGTTGGCCTTCGTGGTGTACTTCTCCCCATGGCCGCAGGTGGAGGTGGCCTGTGCATGTTGCCTGAGCCCAGTGCACAGATCTGGCCCCATGCTTGAGCCGCCCCCGAGGCGTTAGCCCTCCTAACGGAGTTCTTGCATCTTGGTGCGGGTGTGCTGCAGTCAGCTGCCCTGTCCTGTCAGGACATGTGAGAATTGAAAGCGGCTATTCTGATTTTAGTGAGGAAACAAATCACTTGTATTGTTAAGTGAGATTAAATGGTTTACTGTTTCAGGTTGCCACGATTTCAGCAAACGGGGATCAGGAAATTGGCAATATAATCTCTGATGCAATGAAAAAAGTTGGACGAAAGGGTGTAATCACTGTCAAGGTAAGAGCTGGCCAGCGTACAGACTAAGTGCAAAGTGGCTGTCCCTTTTCCAGTTAGGGCTGGCTTTTGTGGCATGTGTGGAGCCGCTGCAGCTCGCATACAGTATCCCTCATAATTCCTCCCTCCATAGCTCTGTTAGATTGGGATTTGATTGCTGTTCCCTCTtctaatgcttttattttagagGGGGAAGCACATAAAACTGAAGTGTGGTACAGAGCCTTTCATTCTGTTGTATCTAGTTTGCTAAAAATACACTTGTACTATTGGTAATAAATAAGGATCTTTAATGTGGACTTTCTTGCATCCAAACAGGATGGAAAAACTCTAAACGATGAATTGGAAATCATTGAGGGTATGAAATTTGATAGAGGCTACATCTCTCcatattttattaatacaaCTAAAGGTGAGTTAATAACATGTCAAATACCTTCCCATGGCTCTTGTAAGTTAGAAACAACGGTACCCGTTACAAAGGCTTCCCAGTCTGTGATATGTACTAGGTACAACAGCAATAGGACAGTGGGGTCCTTCCCTGTCAGAAAGTTCTAACTCTTGGTAAGAACTTGTAGTCTGTGGGggtgtttttctctgcaaagtgTGGACAATGTCCATGTTAACATCAAGCTGGCCCTGCAATGCTCCAGAACAACATAGAACTGGAAGTGGAGTCTTAGAGGAAACAATTTGTGTCTTTCTTCTTTAATGCTGCTGAAATGTGCAACATTTGCTCCAAAGTAGCTCCTTAAGTTTAAGAGAACACTTGATAGGTTTTTATAATCAGATTGTTCAGATAACGCATGTTGTTTCTGCAGGGCAGAAATGTGAGTTCCAGGACGCTTACGTTTTAATCAGCGAAAAGAAAATTTCTAGTGTACAGTCCATAGTTCCAGCTCTTGAAATTGCCAATGCTCACCGCAAACCTTTGGTCATTATTGCTGAGGATGTTGATGGAGAAGCCCTCAGCACTCTAGTCTTGAACAGGTGAGGCTTAAAATCCATACTTTCAGACAAATACTGCTCTTTTCTTTTATCCTTTTAAAGGAATGCACACAAAAGCGTGTATTTGAATTTGCGACAGTGTAGTACTGTTGTCTGTTCTCTTGTCGGTACCAAAGAACAGCAACTTCTGTGCATAGAATTTCAGTTGTTTCCAAACTACCTTTATGAGCAAAACCAGCCCAGTTCATGAAGGTCGTCTTGTTTGTTGATTGTTAAAGTTGTACTGCAGTAGTTGTTTTTAGTAATTAGACTTGTTCTCTGGACACATGTGGAATTTTGCTCTCTGAATTCTTCTGTTTAGACTGAAGGTTGGTCTTCAGGTTGTTGCTGTAAAAGCACCAGGTTTTGGTGACAACAGGAAAAACCAGTTGAAGGATATGGCAATCGCTACTGGCGGTGCTGTAAGTAATGATGCTTTAATTGGCTTCTTCCGCTAAGAAATGCTAATGgtatttaattataatttatcatatttattaatataaattaattacatttttaggTCCATGGCTTGTATCTGCTGTGTTGCAGGCTGTGTACTGCTCTTTCAAAAATGTAGCAGTAACTCTAATGTTTGaatcttcatcttttttttaaatgcggATATTGGTCATTGCTGAGtaacacagccctgagcagccaTCACTAATATGTCCTTCTGACTGACTGAAGTTACATACCGTTTCCTTGCAGCAGTTAGGTTGTTACGGGGAAGAAGGAATATCAAGGGAATTTATTAGAAATAGCAAAGTCTTCTTGTTGCCTTATAAAACCACCCCATAATTCCCTGGACTCAGGTACGGCAAATACAGTTCTTATAAATTTGGAATAGACTGGGTAATTTTCTGTTCTAATCAACTTCTCAAATAGTTGATGTGCTGATTAGCGTCCctttatgctgctttttttacACACTTCACAACCATAGCATGACACTGGGATCCAAAGGTGGTTCTCGaaataaaacttcatatttAAGCTACCTGGAGCAGAGAGTAACAAAACCAGTGAACTGTACTCTCCAGTCCGTTTAGTGGCCGTATTCATAACCTCTTGAGATATGGGGAGGAGTCTGTAGGACAGCTCCGCTTTCCAGGCGCTTTGAGTCAGGGAGCTACATCAGTCAGTCATGAACAAGAAGTCAGCAGCGCTCTACTGCTGAGGGCCAGTTTGTGAGGTAGCTGCGTGCCCGGGCTCTGTGAGGAGAAGCAAAAAGTCTTTTTCAACTGAGCTGCACTAGTGTGGGTATTTTGCACTGTCAGCCCACTGTATGTGTAAATGTGTATATGGAGGAGCTGTGAATTCCAACATTTCACGTAACTTGTTTCAGGTGTTCGGAGAAGAGGGTCTGACCCTAAATGTGGAAGATATCCAGCCTCATGACTTTGGTAAAGTTGGAGAGGTCATTGTGACAAAAGATGACACCATGCTTCTAAAGGGGAAAGGCGAAAAGGCTCAAATTGAAAAACGTATTCAAGAAATTATTGAACAGCTAGAAGTTACCACAAGTGACtatgaaaaagagaaactgaatgAGCGGTTGGCCAAACTCTCTGATGGAGTAGCAGTATTGAAGGTGAGAAGTTAAACTTCTTAGGCAAGGGGCGGTATTGGTCCTTTGTTGCTAATCTAAGTTCCTGCTATGTGGTTATCTCATAATCTTAGCAGTTGATTTGGATAAGGAATTTGGCTTATTGCAGGGCCACGCCTCGGGCTCTGGGCATGGACCTTGACTGTGGCTTGCTGCTTGCTTGTAGGTGGGTGGCACCAGTGATGTTGAAGTGAATGAGAAGAAAGACAGAGTTACTGATGCCCTCAATGCGACCCGTGCTGCCGTAGAGGAAGGCATCGTCCCAGGCGGTGGCTGTGCATTGCTTCGCTGCATTCCAGCATTAGATGCTTTAGTTCCAGCCAATGAAGATCAGAAAATTGGTAAGTAAATTACTTGAACGTATGTGTGTAAGTGTTAAGAATAGACTTTCTTCTGTCCTGAGGCTTTACAAGGTCAAACACAGGTTACCTTCAGCGAGTGTTCAGTTGCTTTATCTTTAGAACCTCGTACCCCTGCTTCACAGCAGGAAGGAGCTTTCACTATGTCCCTAACTTGGATGTGAAAGAACCAAGAACAACGAAGCAGCGGTAGCCGCTGCAAAGAATTGCAAACCGCTGAAGGAGAGCTGAGTTGACTGTTCCACCCGTTGCAGACGGACATAAAAATCTAAGAATGCCCAAGAGATTGTGTGGCAAATCAGATGGAAGAGGTGTTTGTGCTGTCGTACAACAATAATGCTCCTTGCTACCTTTTGCAGAAGTAAAACTAAAACGTGTGTGAATATCCTGCAGTGATGTCATGTAATTGGTGAAGGGCAAGCAGCAGAGAACTTTTTTCCATGGAACagataaaaatagcttttgttcTTGCTCAGAGGATCCTCTCTCTTTGCACTGATCTCCAGCACAGGAACGGGTGCCTCTGCAATAGCAGCAACGTACGTAATACATAATCTGAACATCCCTTTTTTGTTACAGGCATTGAAATAATAAAGAGAACGCTGAAAATCCCAGCAATGACTATTGCAAAGAATGCAGGTGTTGAAGGATCCCTAATAGTTGAAAAAATCCTGCAGAGTCCATCAGAAGTTGGCTATGATGCAATGCTTGGGGACTTTGTAAATATGGTAGAAAAAGGAATCATAGACCCAACAAAGGTAACCTAAACTAGTCTTAATTCtcagctttccttcctcccagctcATGTGGTAGTCAGCAGGTATTCAGTTATTCCTTTACTATTTTTAGGTTGTGAGAACTGCTCTGATGGATGCTGCAGGCGTCGCGTCTCTCCTATcaacagcagaagcagtggTGACTGAAattccaaaagaagaaaaggaggcagCGATGGGAGGAATGGGTGGGATGGGTGGAGGGATGGGAGGTGGCATGTTCTAATTCCTGGGGTAGGGATGCATCATGAGCTGTGCTGTTTAAGGCTGACAGTTCTGACTCTAAAAACTTGAGCTGTCACTGCGAGAGGGTGGATAGTGACTGAAGTGAGGGTGGTGT
Coding sequences within it:
- the HSPD1 gene encoding 60 kDa heat shock protein, mitochondrial isoform X2, producing MLRLPTVLRQARPVSRALAPHLTRAYAKDVKFGADARALMLQGVDLLADAVAVTMGPKGRTVIIEQSWGSPKVTKDGVTVAKAIDLRDKYKNIGARLVQDVANNTNEEAGDGTTTATVLARAIAKEGFEKISKGANPVEIRRGVMLAVDAIIAELKKLSKPVTTPEEIAQVATISANGDQEIGNIISDAMKKVGRKGVITVKDGKTLNDELEIIEGMKFDRGYISPYFINTTKGQKCEFQDAYVLISEKKISSVQSIVPALEIANAHRKPLVIIAEDVDGEALSTLVLNRLKVGLQVVAVKAPGFGDNRKNQLKDMAIATGGAVFGEEGLTLNVEDIQPHDFGKVGEVIVTKDDTMLLKGKGEKAQIEKRIQEIIEQLEVTTSDYEKEKLNERLAKLSDGVAVLKVGGTSDVEVNEKKDRVTDALNATRAAVEEGIVPGGGCALLRCIPALDALVPANEDQKIGIEIIKRTLKIPAMTIAKNAGVEGSLIVEKILQSPSEVGYDAMLGDFVNMVEKGIIDPTKVVRTALMDAAGVASLLSTAEAVVTEIPKEEKEAAMGGMGGMGGGMGGGMF
- the HSPD1 gene encoding 60 kDa heat shock protein, mitochondrial isoform X1 — protein: MLVPGPGGAEPHMGQRPAGGGAGVVSAQRLPAHGARSARSAPVPDGGGACRYPRAAVDMLRLPTVLRQARPVSRALAPHLTRAYAKDVKFGADARALMLQGVDLLADAVAVTMGPKGRTVIIEQSWGSPKVTKDGVTVAKAIDLRDKYKNIGARLVQDVANNTNEEAGDGTTTATVLARAIAKEGFEKISKGANPVEIRRGVMLAVDAIIAELKKLSKPVTTPEEIAQVATISANGDQEIGNIISDAMKKVGRKGVITVKDGKTLNDELEIIEGMKFDRGYISPYFINTTKGQKCEFQDAYVLISEKKISSVQSIVPALEIANAHRKPLVIIAEDVDGEALSTLVLNRLKVGLQVVAVKAPGFGDNRKNQLKDMAIATGGAVFGEEGLTLNVEDIQPHDFGKVGEVIVTKDDTMLLKGKGEKAQIEKRIQEIIEQLEVTTSDYEKEKLNERLAKLSDGVAVLKVGGTSDVEVNEKKDRVTDALNATRAAVEEGIVPGGGCALLRCIPALDALVPANEDQKIGIEIIKRTLKIPAMTIAKNAGVEGSLIVEKILQSPSEVGYDAMLGDFVNMVEKGIIDPTKVVRTALMDAAGVASLLSTAEAVVTEIPKEEKEAAMGGMGGMGGGMGGGMF